Proteins encoded by one window of Sorex araneus isolate mSorAra2 chromosome 3, mSorAra2.pri, whole genome shotgun sequence:
- the BLMH gene encoding bleomycin hydrolase isoform X2, producing MNNVGLNSEKVAALIQKLNSDPQFVLAQNVGTTHDLLDICLKRATVQGTQHVFQHVVPQEGKPVTNQKSSGRCWIFSCLNVMRLPFMKKLNIEEFEFSQSYLFFWDKVERCYFFLNAFVDTAQKKEPEDGRLVQYLLMNPANDGGQWDMLVNIVEKYGVVPKRCFPESYTTEATRRMNDILNHKMREFCIRLRNLVQSGATKGEISATQDSMMEEIFRVVCICLGNPPETFTWEYRDKDKNYQKIGPITPLEFYKEHVKPLFNMEDKICLVNDPRPQHKYNKLYTVEYLSNMVGGRKTLYNNQPIDFLKKMVAASIKDGEAVWFGCDVGKHFNGKLGLSDMNVYDHELVFGVSLKNMNKAERLTFGDSLMTHAMTFTAFSEKDEQEGAFEKWRVENSWGEDHGHKGYLCMTDEWFSEYVYEVVVDKKHVPEEVLAVLEQEPIVLPAWDPMGALAE from the exons ATGAACAACGTCG GACTGAATTCGGAGAAGGTGGCTGCGCTGATTCAGAAACTGAATTCCGATCCCCAGTTCGTACTTGCCCAGAATGTCGGGACTACCCACGACCTGCTGGACATCTGCCTGAAGAGGGCCACGGTCCAGGGCACTCAGCATGTGTTCCAGCACGTCGTCCCCCAGGAGGGCAAGCCCGTCACCAACCAGAAGAGCTCAG GGCGATGCTGGATCTTTTCTTGTCTGAATGTTATGAGACTTCCtttcatgaaaaaattaaatattgaagaGTTTGAGTTTAGTCAGTCTTACCTCTTTTTCTGGGACAAG GTTGAGCGCTGTTATTTCTTCTTAAATGCTTTTGTGGACACAGCCCAAAAAAAGGAGCCTGAGGATGGTAGGCTGGTGCAGTATTTGCTAATGAATCCTGCAAACGATGGTGGGCAATGGGATATGCTTGTCAATATTGTTG aaaaatatggTGTTGTCCCTAAAAGGTGCTTCCCTGAATCTTATACAACAGAGGCAACCAGAAGGATGAATGATATTCTGAATCACAAG ATGAGAGAATTCTGTATACGACTACGAAACCTGGTACAGAGTGGAGCAACCAAAGGAGAAATTTCTGCCACACAGGACAGCATGATGGAGGAG ATCTTTCGAGTGGTGTGTATCTGTTTGGGAAATCCACCAGAGACATTCACCTGGGAGTATCGagacaaagataaaaattatcaGAAGATTGGCCCCATAACGCCCTTGGAGTTTTATAAGGAACATGTCAAGCCACTCTTCAATATGGAAGATAAG ATTTGTTTAGTGAATGACCCTCGACCCCAGCACAAATACAACAAactttacacagtggaatacttaAGCAATATGGTTGGAGGAAGAAAAACTCTATATAACAACCAGCCCATTGACTTCTTGAAAAAGATGGTTGCTGCCTCCATCAAAGATGGAGAG GCTGTGTGGTTTGGCTGTGATGTTGGAAAACACTTCAATGGCAAGTTGGGCCTCAGTGACATGAACGT CTATGACCATGAGTTAGTGTTTGGTGTCTCCTTGAAGAACATGAATAAAGCTGAGAGATTGACTTTTGGTGATTCACTTATGACCCACGCCATGACCTTCACTGCTTTCTCAGAGAAG GATGAACAGGAAGGTGCATTCGAAAAGTGGAGAGTTGAGAATTCATGGGGTGAAGACCATGGCCACAAAG GTTACCTGTGCATGACAGATGAATGGTTCTCGGAGTATGTGTACGAAGTGGTGGTGGACAAGAAGCATGTCCCTGAAGAGGTGCTAGCTGTTTTAGAACAGGAGCCTATTGTCCTGCCAGCCTGGGACCCCATGGGTGCTTTGGCCGAGTGA
- the BLMH gene encoding bleomycin hydrolase isoform X1 encodes MNNVAGLNSEKVAALIQKLNSDPQFVLAQNVGTTHDLLDICLKRATVQGTQHVFQHVVPQEGKPVTNQKSSGRCWIFSCLNVMRLPFMKKLNIEEFEFSQSYLFFWDKVERCYFFLNAFVDTAQKKEPEDGRLVQYLLMNPANDGGQWDMLVNIVEKYGVVPKRCFPESYTTEATRRMNDILNHKMREFCIRLRNLVQSGATKGEISATQDSMMEEIFRVVCICLGNPPETFTWEYRDKDKNYQKIGPITPLEFYKEHVKPLFNMEDKICLVNDPRPQHKYNKLYTVEYLSNMVGGRKTLYNNQPIDFLKKMVAASIKDGEAVWFGCDVGKHFNGKLGLSDMNVYDHELVFGVSLKNMNKAERLTFGDSLMTHAMTFTAFSEKDEQEGAFEKWRVENSWGEDHGHKGYLCMTDEWFSEYVYEVVVDKKHVPEEVLAVLEQEPIVLPAWDPMGALAE; translated from the exons ATGAACAACGTCG CAGGACTGAATTCGGAGAAGGTGGCTGCGCTGATTCAGAAACTGAATTCCGATCCCCAGTTCGTACTTGCCCAGAATGTCGGGACTACCCACGACCTGCTGGACATCTGCCTGAAGAGGGCCACGGTCCAGGGCACTCAGCATGTGTTCCAGCACGTCGTCCCCCAGGAGGGCAAGCCCGTCACCAACCAGAAGAGCTCAG GGCGATGCTGGATCTTTTCTTGTCTGAATGTTATGAGACTTCCtttcatgaaaaaattaaatattgaagaGTTTGAGTTTAGTCAGTCTTACCTCTTTTTCTGGGACAAG GTTGAGCGCTGTTATTTCTTCTTAAATGCTTTTGTGGACACAGCCCAAAAAAAGGAGCCTGAGGATGGTAGGCTGGTGCAGTATTTGCTAATGAATCCTGCAAACGATGGTGGGCAATGGGATATGCTTGTCAATATTGTTG aaaaatatggTGTTGTCCCTAAAAGGTGCTTCCCTGAATCTTATACAACAGAGGCAACCAGAAGGATGAATGATATTCTGAATCACAAG ATGAGAGAATTCTGTATACGACTACGAAACCTGGTACAGAGTGGAGCAACCAAAGGAGAAATTTCTGCCACACAGGACAGCATGATGGAGGAG ATCTTTCGAGTGGTGTGTATCTGTTTGGGAAATCCACCAGAGACATTCACCTGGGAGTATCGagacaaagataaaaattatcaGAAGATTGGCCCCATAACGCCCTTGGAGTTTTATAAGGAACATGTCAAGCCACTCTTCAATATGGAAGATAAG ATTTGTTTAGTGAATGACCCTCGACCCCAGCACAAATACAACAAactttacacagtggaatacttaAGCAATATGGTTGGAGGAAGAAAAACTCTATATAACAACCAGCCCATTGACTTCTTGAAAAAGATGGTTGCTGCCTCCATCAAAGATGGAGAG GCTGTGTGGTTTGGCTGTGATGTTGGAAAACACTTCAATGGCAAGTTGGGCCTCAGTGACATGAACGT CTATGACCATGAGTTAGTGTTTGGTGTCTCCTTGAAGAACATGAATAAAGCTGAGAGATTGACTTTTGGTGATTCACTTATGACCCACGCCATGACCTTCACTGCTTTCTCAGAGAAG GATGAACAGGAAGGTGCATTCGAAAAGTGGAGAGTTGAGAATTCATGGGGTGAAGACCATGGCCACAAAG GTTACCTGTGCATGACAGATGAATGGTTCTCGGAGTATGTGTACGAAGTGGTGGTGGACAAGAAGCATGTCCCTGAAGAGGTGCTAGCTGTTTTAGAACAGGAGCCTATTGTCCTGCCAGCCTGGGACCCCATGGGTGCTTTGGCCGAGTGA